GATGTGTATTTGTGCTGAGCTGCTACGACGCGAAACGGGTCCCAcctccgcacacacgcacggcgcAGAGCACTCCACataagagagagggacaactagcgctgctgtctctccgcagcgcgcacctccacgcacacgcgcatacacacctTGTCGTCTCTGGTGTGGGAGTTCGTTTGCCTGCCCTCTCGCGTGTAGTGAGGGAGCGGTGTGTAAGCCTCCACAAAAGCGGCGGGGAAAGAGACGATATCAGGCGGTAACGGTCTCTCTTTTCTagactttttttttgtttcttttaTTGGCACCAGCAGAACGCGTGTGACggagcgcgcgtgcacgacgcGACGAAGACGGATCACGCTTcctcgcagccgcacaaCAGAAgcgtcttctttttctttctcagTTGCTTTCCACAAGAACCCAGAGGCGTCCGCGTGATCGGCAAGGGAGAACGATTTTCAGCGACCTTCACTTCTGACCTTTTCGTGAAGTGTCGTGGTATTTAGATCGCTTTGCAGCCCTATCATCTCTTGCCGTCGCAgaaagagtgagagagacgaaCCCATCGCACACACATCTGCCATCGTGAGCGGCTTCAGCCGAGACGGAGCATCGGCTCatcgtttttctttctgATATATCTCATCGCTTTGAAGAGACTTTCGTTCctcttgccccccccccttttttttttcccgctGATCATGAAGCGCATCAGCGCCACCGAGCTGCAGGGCAACGTGCTCAAGCTGCCGCGTCTGCCCATTCCGTCGGTTGCGGCCACCATGGACGGGTACCGCTCATCGCTGCGTGCACTATGGTCACCCgaggtgacggcgccgcacctAGCCAAGCTGGACGCCTTCGTTAACTCCTCCGCCCCTGTGCTGCAGAGGCATCTGGTGGACGCGGACATGACCGCCGCGGAGTCGGGCAAGGCGCCGTTCACGTACGTGGAGGGCCTCTTGGCACAGTCGGCCCTCAACAGCCGTTCCCCACAAGAGGTGAATATGAACGCTAGCTTTGTTCTGCAGCAGGACATCGCCGGGGCGGATAGGACGCAGGCTGGAGTGGCATCGGCCCTCACCTACGGTATCGCGTGCTGGATTCAGGAACTTCGGACGAATGGTCTCTCCGTCCCGGCTGATCCGGCGGCGCAGTACGACGTGTCGCCGCTCCTCACCGAGTTTGGCCGTAGCCTCATTCCATCCAAGGAGACGGATCTGCTACATACCACGCCACTGGAGAAGCTAAGCCACATCATAGTACTGCACGATGGCCACCCTTACATGGTCCGCGTCTTTGACGAGCACGAGCGCGTGCTCGATCGCAGATTGATCCAGAAAGCCTTCGAGCTGATCCTCACCATCACTCCCGACCAGGACAATACGTCTCCTGTGTCGGTGCTGACGGCTGGTAGCCGCGCTGTGTGGGGCCAGGCGTACCAAGAGCTCCTCAAGACCCCCGAAAAcgccgaggtgctgcgcctcttccacGAAAGCATCCTGGTGGTGTGTCTCGACAGCATGAAGTGGGGCAACGACGAGAGTCTGGCGGAGGCCTCGGCTCTGCACGGCagcaaggaggagctggagaacCGCTGGTACGACAAGCATCAGATGATCGTCTCCGAGGATGGGCAGGTGGCGTTCAACTTCGATTCGACATCGAGCGACCGCGTGCACTGGGCCAAATGGATAGGCGACGTACTCTCTATCCTCAAAGAGAGGGGTGCTAGCGGAGGGTCGACGGATGGCATCGACGGTGTTGCCGTGAGCCGCATCGTGCGCCACCTGAGCGTGACATACGGCAAGTCGTTCGTTTCTCACATCCGCGCGGCACgccaggaggcgctggcgatTGTGACGGACACCGAGGTGCACTCCATTCACCTTCCCTGTGGCAGGGTGCAGCTGTCCGCGCTAAAGGTGGAGCCGGATGCGTTTGTGCAGATGTGCCTGCAGTTAGCCATGTATAAGATGCGCAACAAGCTGTACAGCACGACGGAGGTGTGCAGCACGGCCGGCTTCTTTCACGGCACCACGGAGCTGGTGCATACGACGTCCGAGGAGATGCTGGCGCTAGCGAAAaacctcgcgcagcttcagcaggacggcgagcacgccgcggtgctggaCACGAACGGCAAAGAAATGCTCACTAAGCTAATCCGCGCTACGAGCGACCGACACGTCGCCCTCACAGCTGCCGCATCGCGTGGCGAGGGATACGACCGCCACCTTATGGCTCTACGCCACGTCGCGCGCATCAACGGTGACAAGGCCGCGCTTGCCTTCTTTGAAGACGACTTGTTCCTCAAGACGAGCAGGTCGGTGCTGAGCACAAGCGAGTTTAGCCAGCCGTGGCTGCGGTACTACACTTTTGGCCCCATGCAGAGCAACGGCTACGGTCTCGGGTACGTGATCGATGAGCAGGAGGTGCGcatttctctctccgcctttACGAACAGCCCGACAACGAACGTGGCAGA
The nucleotide sequence above comes from Leishmania donovani BPK282A1 complete genome, chromosome 29. Encoded proteins:
- a CDS encoding carnitine/choline acetyltransferase, putative — protein: MKRISATELQGNVLKLPRLPIPSVAATMDGYRSSLRALWSPEVTAPHLAKLDAFVNSSAPVLQRHLVDADMTAAESGKAPFTYVEGLLAQSALNSRSPQEVNMNASFVLQQDIAGADRTQAGVASALTYGIACWIQELRTNGLSVPADPAAQYDVSPLLTEFGRSLIPSKETDLLHTTPLEKLSHIIVLHDGHPYMVRVFDEHERVLDRRLIQKAFELILTITPDQDNTSPVSVLTAGSRAVWGQAYQELLKTPENAEVLRLFHESILVVCLDSMKWGNDESLAEASALHGSKEELENRWYDKHQMIVSEDGQVAFNFDSTSSDRVHWAKWIGDVLSILKERGASGGSTDGIDGVAVSRIVRHLSVTYGKSFVSHIRAARQEALAIVTDTEVHSIHLPCGRVQLSALKVEPDAFVQMCLQLAMYKMRNKLYSTTEVCSTAGFFHGTTELVHTTSEEMLALAKNLAQLQQDGEHAAVLDTNGKEMLTKLIRATSDRHVALTAAASRGEGYDRHLMALRHVARINGDKAALAFFEDDLFLKTSRSVLSTSEFSQPWLRYYTFGPMQSNGYGLGYVIDEQEVRISLSAFTNSPTTNVADLKAALMLSCNTLCEVLGGAPAANTAAAEATK